In Anthocerotibacter panamensis C109, the sequence CCTTGAGTTCTACCATGACCGAGGGAAAGGTGGTTACCTGGAAGAAACAAGTGGGTGACCGGGTAGAAAAAGGCGACACACTGCTTGTCGTCGAGTCGGATAAGGCGGACATGGACGTGGAATCTTTCGAGAGTGGGTACTTAGCTCAGATCCTCGTCGATGCGGGCGCGACCTCAGCCGTGGGTGCAGCGATTGGTCTTATCGCCAAAGACGAAGCAGAATTGTCCATAGCCCAAAAAAATCCAGTCAAACTTGCTCCTGTAGCCCAGGTTGCGGTCACAGCCGCAGACCCCGTCAGTGCCGCGCCACCTAAGATAACCACCCCTGCACCTGCTAGTTCAGGGCGGATCGTTGCCTCGCCACGGGCGCGGGCGGTGGCTAAAGAATTGGGCATCGATCTGAGTGTAATTGCTACTGTTAGTGGCCGAGGACGGATCGAGGAAGCCGATGTGCGCGCAGCAGCTACCGCCCCTGTGATTCCCGCTGCCACAACAAAACCCGCCGTAGTGCCGCCAATAGTGTCTGGAGAAATTGCCGCGCTCAGCACCCTCCAGCAAGCACTTGTGCGCAACATGGAGGCGAGCTTGCAGGTCCCTAGCTTCCGAGTCGGCTACACCATTACCACCGACAACCTAGACCGGCTCTACCAAAAGATCAAGGCCAAAGGGGTGACGATGACGACCCTCTTGGTTAAGGCAGTAGCTAACACGCTCAAGCGCCATCCCTTGGTCAACAACGCCTACACGCCCCAAGGTATTCATCAGAATCAACAGATAAATGTCGCGGTAGCTGTAGCGATGGACGATGGGGGTTTGATCACCCCGGTTCTGCGGCAGGCGGACCAAAAAGATGTCTACCAGCTTTCGCGAGAATGGAAAGACTTGGTGGCGCGGGCACGCACCCGCAGCCTCAAGCCCGAGGAATACAACACGGGGACCTTCACCATCTCGAATCTGGGTATGTTCGGCGTGGACCGCTTTGATGCCATTGTACCTGCGGGCACTGGGGGTATCCTGGCTGTCGGGGCGGCCCTAGCCCAAGTCGTAGTACTGGAAGACGGGGTCAGTTTTGGGATTCGCAAGCAGATGCAGGTCAACCTCACCGGGGACCACCGGGTCTTTTACGGAGCCCACGCCGCGCAGTTCCTCAAAGACTTGGCGCTCTTGGTAGAAAAAGACCCGCAGCAGTTGACCCTTTAAATTTTTGCGGTTGACTTTGCTACAGTTTGATCGTGTTCTTTGGCGTAGATGACTCATGGCTATTGATGTAGTGGGTAAGCGGAAACTCTGGTTGGGCCTGTCAGCGGCCTTGGTTGCAGTGGGCATCATTGCCATGTTGGTCTCGATAGTGACTCTGGGTAGCCCGGTTCGTTTGGGGATTGATTTTACCGGGGGGACGCTCCTCCAGTTGCGTTTTGACAAAAAGGAGCAGGTCTCGAACACGGGGGAAGTACGCGCGGTCCTCGAGAAGAAAAACCTGGGCACCAGCGTGATTCAGCCTTTGGGCGAAAGGGACCTCCAAATCCGTACCAGCCCCCTGAGCCAACAGGACCGTCTGGCGCTGCAAGACCTGCTCAAGCAAAACCTCAAACCTTTCACGATTCAGGGTATCCAGGAAGTTGGCCCCACCTTGGGCAAGGAGTTGTTTGTCAACGGTCTACTGTCGCTGTTGGTGACATTTGGCGCGATTGCAGTCTATGTGGCTTGGCGGTTTGAACCGGACTTTGCGGTCTTTGCTTTTCTGGCGATGGCGCACGATGTCCTGATCGCCATCGGCTTTTTTGCCGTGTTGGGTCTGGTTGCAGGGGTTGAAGTAGATACGCTCTTCGTCGTGGCTTTGCTCACCATCATCGGGTTTTCGATGACTGACACGGTGGTGGTCTACGACCGGATTCGCGAAAATGTAAAGTTTGTCTCGCGCAAGAAACCCTTCGCGCAAGTGGTCAACGACTCGATTAATCAGACTTTCGCCCGTTCGATCAACACTTCTCTGACGGCGCTTCTCACCCTTTTTGCCCTATTCTTTTTTGGCGGTACGACCCTCAAGGACTTTTCTTTGGCGCTTATTATCGGGTTCGCCTCGGGCACCTATTCGAGCATCTTCAACGCCTCGATCCTGCTGGTGGTCTGGCGTGAATATAAGGCGCGTCAGAAGCTCAACGCTAAGGCTTCTTAGCGAGCAGGGGGTGCTGATGAAGGATGTATTGATTCTGGGGGGCGGGGTCATTGGTCTCTCTGTGGCGGTGGAACTTGCCTGCCGGGGGCTGAGCGTACAGGTCTTAGATGCCCGTCGTCCGGGTGCGGCTTCGACCGCCGCCGCCGGGATGCTCGCCCCCGATGCCGAAGGGCTGTCCTCCGGTCCTTTGGGAGCTTTGGGCCGAACCAGTCGCGCCCTCTGGTCGCAGTGGCAGACGCACCTGGAATCCCTGACCGGGTCCGGGGTCGGCTACTGGCCTTCGGGTATCCTCTGTCCTACCGTTGAGGTTCCCTCTTTAAAGGAGCAGTGGTGGGACCGGGCGCGGGTTGAGCCATGGGTGCCGGGATTGGGAGAAGCATTTGTCGGGGCCTTTTGGCACCCAGAGGATGGGCAGGTGGACCCGCGCCGCCTTGTCAAAGTCCTTGAAGCGGCCTGCATCCGCCTCAAGGTGACCATCACGGCTGCGGTGGTGGACCGTTTAGAGGTGGGGGCTAAGGCTGTCCAGGCGGTGCACACAGACCAGGGTAGCTTTGATGCGGGTGAGTATGTCCTGTGCAGCGGGAGTTGGTCGGCGCAGTTGCTCGCGCTCCCAGTTTTCCCGGTCAAAGGCCAGATGTTGGCGCTCCAGATGCCGGAACCTGGCTTGAAATGTGTGGTCTTTGGTCCGGGGGCCTATCTGGTCCCGCGCCGCGATGGGCGCTTGGTGGTCGGGGCGACGCAGGAGCAGGTGGGTTTTCTGCCTGGAACGACAGATGCGGGTCTTGCCCAACTGTTGGTTGGCGTGAAAGCACTTCTGCCCGAAGCCGCTACTTGGCCTATTTTGGAAACGTGGTATGGTTATCGACCGGCGACCCCTGACGCCATGCCCATCCTCGGGGCGGGTCCTCACCGGAATTTGTGGCTGGCGACGGGCCATCACCGCAACGGGATTCTCCTGAGCCCTGTGACGGCTACTCTGCTCGCAGACGCCATCACGGGTCGTCCAGTGCCGCAGCTAGAGCCTTTTAGCTATACGCGCTTCTGTGACGCGCATGCTCCGCTTGTGGCTTATTGCAGCCTTGCTCATCCAAGTTCGGTCGGGTCATAACTGACGCGGACCATAACCCGCTTCACCTAATTTCTATGCCGCTTTCTAGCCCTAAAGCCACACTCTCGCAGCTATTGCCCAACAGCGCAACCTCGAGATCCGGTTGGTGCGCCATTGGTGGGTCAATGCGTTAAATCGATAACAGGCAATACCTCTCATTAGCTAGATGCCAACAGGAAGTCCGGTCCATAAACACCGCCACTCCCATCAGGGAGGGGCATCTTCATGAGCGCAACAGCGAGAGACTTCAGAGAAAACATAGTACCAATAGCGGCAGATAAATCATCTTCAGAACCCTTTGCCCAAGCACTTTCTAGGGAGCTTAACAAACTTGTATAGGTCTGATTAAAGCTGAGTAAAGCTGCCTGGACTGTTGGGGATGGATTGACATATCCACCCTTAGGAATAGGTGTCATGGGATAGACCTCAGGGAAAGCAACAGTATCACCTGTATATTTCCAGGAGCCATCACTTTGCTGCACAAGGGTTTTCCCGTAGAAGATCTCAGCAAATTCGTAGTAATGGGCGAACTCCCCTCCAGAACCACCATCCCCAGGAGACTGTGAAGTGCCTTCTCCTTGCTCTTTGATCTCCGTGATTGCTTTTTTAACATCGTCAAGACTGGCAATCGTGTATAAAGGATAGCCGTTGAGCGTTGCTCCATCGAGTTGATTGGTTAGGCTAAGAGGCGGATCTAAGGTCATAAAAGCAGCAAGTATGGCATCATAGAAGGCACCAATAGTTGGATAGTTTTCACTGCTTGCAACTAGGGAAGGGGGCGGTGCAATGGGTCCATCTTCAGGGAACTCGATTTGCATACATACACGATTCAGGTAGTCTTTAGTCAAGCCTGCTAAATATACTGTAAGCCAGGGTCTTACTCCTCCTGGTAATGGGCCGGGATAAGTTGGGACATCGCTTTTGTTGTTAATCACGGGTGCAACTCCAAGCGCCGTAAGCATGTTACAGGCCAGTCCCATGTGTAGCATTTCTTCAAGAACGATATTTTTAATCAAACTATAGGCAGTTCCCGAAGAAATTTTTATCGACCACAGCGCACAAAGATAGGGAGGGAGCGTAGATAATTCAAGTTCGATAGCTGCCTGTAAACTATCTTTAAGCCAATTCAAATCATGCTGATCCGAGGAGACGTTCATCAATTCAACGATGGATCTTTTCATCTTTACCTCCTTGTGAAGACTGCCCGTTCACCATGTACTGATACATCGCCTTTATACGCGTGGTCTGTTGGGTTTATGCATGCACGCAAAACCTGAGCGCACAGCCTCAGCATAGAGCAGCTTGACCGTGAATTTGGCCGGAGCCCTTTACACTGAAGAAGGGTTTGGAGCGCACCATTGGACGGCACCGCTATTGTCATCTGCAACGGAAATTATCACAGCGGGATGAGCAAGACCGCCCATGGACTGGTGCGGGGCACAGAGCGCTATAAAATTCTGGCAGTTATTGACGGACCCACCGCAGGGCGGGACGCGGGAGAAGTGCTAGATGGCTTGGCGCGGGGTATTCCTATCTACGCCACTATCTCCGACCTACTCCAAGCCAGCCCGGTCAAGCCCGACTATTGCATCGTCGGTATCGCCACCCATGGCGGAAAACTGGAACCCGGACTGCGCGTGCTACTGCTCGAAGCGATTCGGGCGGGGATATCTGTCGTCAATGGCCTCCACGAGTACGCTGGGGATGACCCAAATCTAGTTCAGGCTGCGCAAGAAACAGGCGTCTGCATCACCGATATCCGCCGCCCCAAGCCCAAAGACCAACTCCACTTCTGGACCGGGGAGATCCGTACCCTGAGTACCCCACGCATCGCGGTCCTCGGCACCGACTGCTCCCTCGGCAAACGTACCACCACCCGCCTGCTTGCGCAGACCTGTCAGGAAAACGGCATTCAGGCACAGTGGATCTATACCGGGCAGACGGGCTGGCTGCAAGGGGCTCCTGTGGGCTTCGTACTCGACTCGGTGACCAATGATTTTGTAAGCGGCGAAGTAGAACATGCCCTCTTGACCTGCGCGCGCCGCTTTGACCCGGAAGTGATTTTTATTGAGGGACAGTCCTCCCTGCGCAATCCCTCGGGACCGTGCGGCTCAGAATTTATAATTTCCGGTGGAGCAAAAGGAGTCATCCTCCAACATGCTCCGGGGCGTATTTATTTCAGTGGCTATGAGCAAGAAGGCTACCGCATCCCTCCTCTCGCGGAGGAAATAGCCTTGATTCGCCTTTTGGGAGCCCAAGTCCTCGCCGTCACCCTCAACAGCAAAGGGCTCGGCGCTGAAGCTTTGCAGCAAGCCCAGACCCGGCTCAGCCAGGAGTTAAACCTGCCTGTCGTCTGCCCCCTAGAAGAAGGGCTCAGCGCCCTACTGCCCGTCCTGCGCGACTTCATCACCCGCGAGTCTCAAGCATGAAAATCACCAAAGTCACCGCCTGGGTTGAAAACTTCGAACTCACGCGCCCCTACAGTATTTCCTCGCGCCGCATTACCGCTGTCGAGAACATCCTGGTTCAATTGGAGACTGCCAACGGTTTGGTGGGTCTAGGTTGTGCTTCTCCTGCTCCGTCTGTGACCAAAGAGAGCCCCCAAGCCTGTCGTGAGAACTTGCTCCATGGTGCCCTCGACTGGCTAGTGGGTCGGGAAACCTATGAATTAGTCGCCCTCTGCCGCGAACTCGAAACGCGCTACCCCGCAACCCCCGCCGCGCGCGCCGCCGTAGATATGGCGCTCCACGACCTGTTGGCCCGTCATTTGGATATCCCGTTGGTCACCCTGCTCGGTCAGGTCTTCCCCCGCCTCCCCACCTCGATCACCATCGGTATCAAATCCCTGGCTGAAACCCTGGCTGAGGCTGAGGAATATCTAGGTAGGGGGTTTCGTATCCTCAAAGTGAAGGTGGGTCAAAACCTCGAAGAGGACCTCGAACGCCTCCA encodes:
- a CDS encoding dihydrolipoamide acetyltransferase family protein, with the translated sequence MTFAVRFEKTMREVSMPALSSTMTEGKVVTWKKQVGDRVEKGDTLLVVESDKADMDVESFESGYLAQILVDAGATSAVGAAIGLIAKDEAELSIAQKNPVKLAPVAQVAVTAADPVSAAPPKITTPAPASSGRIVASPRARAVAKELGIDLSVIATVSGRGRIEEADVRAAATAPVIPAATTKPAVVPPIVSGEIAALSTLQQALVRNMEASLQVPSFRVGYTITTDNLDRLYQKIKAKGVTMTTLLVKAVANTLKRHPLVNNAYTPQGIHQNQQINVAVAVAMDDGGLITPVLRQADQKDVYQLSREWKDLVARARTRSLKPEEYNTGTFTISNLGMFGVDRFDAIVPAGTGGILAVGAALAQVVVLEDGVSFGIRKQMQVNLTGDHRVFYGAHAAQFLKDLALLVEKDPQQLTL
- the secF gene encoding protein translocase subunit SecF; the encoded protein is MAIDVVGKRKLWLGLSAALVAVGIIAMLVSIVTLGSPVRLGIDFTGGTLLQLRFDKKEQVSNTGEVRAVLEKKNLGTSVIQPLGERDLQIRTSPLSQQDRLALQDLLKQNLKPFTIQGIQEVGPTLGKELFVNGLLSLLVTFGAIAVYVAWRFEPDFAVFAFLAMAHDVLIAIGFFAVLGLVAGVEVDTLFVVALLTIIGFSMTDTVVVYDRIRENVKFVSRKKPFAQVVNDSINQTFARSINTSLTALLTLFALFFFGGTTLKDFSLALIIGFASGTYSSIFNASILLVVWREYKARQKLNAKAS
- the thiO gene encoding glycine oxidase ThiO; the protein is MKDVLILGGGVIGLSVAVELACRGLSVQVLDARRPGAASTAAAGMLAPDAEGLSSGPLGALGRTSRALWSQWQTHLESLTGSGVGYWPSGILCPTVEVPSLKEQWWDRARVEPWVPGLGEAFVGAFWHPEDGQVDPRRLVKVLEAACIRLKVTITAAVVDRLEVGAKAVQAVHTDQGSFDAGEYVLCSGSWSAQLLALPVFPVKGQMLALQMPEPGLKCVVFGPGAYLVPRRDGRLVVGATQEQVGFLPGTTDAGLAQLLVGVKALLPEAATWPILETWYGYRPATPDAMPILGAGPHRNLWLATGHHRNGILLSPVTATLLADAITGRPVPQLEPFSYTRFCDAHAPLVAYCSLAHPSSVGS
- a CDS encoding ferritin-like domain-containing protein yields the protein MKRSIVELMNVSSDQHDLNWLKDSLQAAIELELSTLPPYLCALWSIKISSGTAYSLIKNIVLEEMLHMGLACNMLTALGVAPVINNKSDVPTYPGPLPGGVRPWLTVYLAGLTKDYLNRVCMQIEFPEDGPIAPPPSLVASSENYPTIGAFYDAILAAFMTLDPPLSLTNQLDGATLNGYPLYTIASLDDVKKAITEIKEQGEGTSQSPGDGGSGGEFAHYYEFAEIFYGKTLVQQSDGSWKYTGDTVAFPEVYPMTPIPKGGYVNPSPTVQAALLSFNQTYTSLLSSLESAWAKGSEDDLSAAIGTMFSLKSLAVALMKMPLPDGSGGVYGPDFLLASS
- a CDS encoding DUF1611 domain-containing protein, yielding MSKTAHGLVRGTERYKILAVIDGPTAGRDAGEVLDGLARGIPIYATISDLLQASPVKPDYCIVGIATHGGKLEPGLRVLLLEAIRAGISVVNGLHEYAGDDPNLVQAAQETGVCITDIRRPKPKDQLHFWTGEIRTLSTPRIAVLGTDCSLGKRTTTRLLAQTCQENGIQAQWIYTGQTGWLQGAPVGFVLDSVTNDFVSGEVEHALLTCARRFDPEVIFIEGQSSLRNPSGPCGSEFIISGGAKGVILQHAPGRIYFSGYEQEGYRIPPLAEEIALIRLLGAQVLAVTLNSKGLGAEALQQAQTRLSQELNLPVVCPLEEGLSALLPVLRDFITRESQA